In the Phycisphaerae bacterium genome, one interval contains:
- the pckA gene encoding phosphoenolpyruvate carboxykinase (ATP), with product MPKYLEFATPAAKQARDLASDFGLKNHGLAHLDQVFWNLPTSSLVEEAVFRGEGHLTHGGAFVVHTGKHTARAAADKYIVHEASTEEKIWWGNYNRPFSTDKFNALLQRLQAFLQGEELFVQDCYVGADPEYRMPIRIITDTAWQSHFARNMFIPLDSIEACKKHVPEFTVIAVPSFKCDPTIDGTRGETGIVLNFAQRMALITDTSYGGEIKKTIFTVMNFLLPLKGVMAMHCSANVGRDGDVALFFGLSGTGKTTLSADPHRALIGDDEHGWSDNGVFNFEGGCYAKVIRLSPQHEPQIYATTRRFGTILENVAYDPTSRCIDLDEDRLTENTRCSYPLEFIENTIPDRMARSHPKNVIFLTCDASGVLPPIARLNPQQAMYHFISGYTSKIAGTEIGLGTEPQITFSACFGAPFMVHHPFEYARLLQEKMSRHGAACWLVNTGWSGGPFGVGKRMSIHHTRALLNAALDGKLKEAEFRKDKLFGFEVPKSCPEVPADVLDPSNTWGNKDEYWKKYDALAARYLENFKLFSDGCAEDVRKAGPKRL from the coding sequence ATGCCGAAATACCTCGAATTCGCTACGCCTGCGGCAAAGCAAGCCAGGGATCTGGCCAGTGACTTCGGCCTGAAGAACCACGGGCTCGCTCATCTGGACCAGGTGTTCTGGAACCTGCCCACGTCCTCCCTGGTGGAGGAGGCGGTGTTCCGTGGCGAGGGACATCTTACCCACGGCGGCGCCTTCGTGGTGCACACCGGCAAGCACACGGCACGCGCCGCGGCGGACAAGTACATTGTCCACGAGGCCTCGACGGAAGAAAAAATCTGGTGGGGTAACTACAACCGCCCCTTCAGCACGGACAAGTTCAACGCCCTCCTGCAACGCTTGCAGGCTTTTCTCCAGGGCGAGGAGCTGTTCGTTCAGGACTGCTACGTCGGGGCCGACCCCGAGTACCGCATGCCCATCCGCATCATCACGGACACGGCCTGGCAGAGCCACTTCGCCCGCAACATGTTCATCCCCCTCGACAGCATCGAGGCCTGCAAGAAGCACGTGCCCGAATTCACGGTCATCGCCGTCCCCAGCTTCAAGTGCGATCCCACGATCGACGGCACGCGCGGCGAGACCGGCATCGTACTTAACTTCGCCCAGCGCATGGCGCTGATCACCGACACCAGCTACGGCGGCGAGATCAAGAAGACCATTTTCACCGTGATGAACTTTCTGCTGCCGCTCAAGGGCGTCATGGCCATGCACTGCTCGGCCAACGTCGGCCGGGACGGCGACGTCGCCCTGTTCTTCGGCCTTTCCGGAACGGGCAAAACCACGCTCTCGGCCGACCCCCACCGCGCCCTCATCGGCGACGACGAGCACGGCTGGAGCGACAACGGTGTGTTCAACTTCGAGGGCGGCTGCTATGCGAAGGTGATCCGCCTCTCTCCACAACACGAGCCGCAGATCTACGCCACAACGCGCCGCTTCGGCACGATCCTGGAGAACGTGGCCTACGATCCGACCTCGCGCTGCATCGATCTGGACGAGGATCGCCTCACCGAGAACACGCGCTGTTCGTATCCCCTGGAGTTCATCGAGAACACCATTCCGGATCGCATGGCCCGCTCGCACCCGAAGAATGTGATCTTCCTGACCTGCGATGCTTCCGGCGTGCTGCCGCCCATTGCCCGGCTGAACCCACAGCAGGCCATGTACCACTTTATCAGCGGCTACACCTCGAAGATCGCGGGCACGGAGATCGGGCTGGGCACCGAGCCGCAGATCACCTTCAGCGCCTGCTTCGGTGCTCCGTTCATGGTCCACCACCCCTTTGAGTACGCTCGCCTGCTCCAGGAGAAGATGAGCCGCCACGGCGCGGCCTGCTGGCTGGTCAACACCGGCTGGTCCGGCGGCCCCTTCGGCGTGGGCAAGCGCATGAGCATTCACCACACCCGCGCCCTGCTCAACGCCGCCCTGGACGGCAAGCTCAAGGAGGCCGAGTTCCGCAAGGACAAACTCTTCGGCTTCGAAGTTCCCAAGAGCTGCCCGGAAGTCCCGGCCGACGTGCTCGACCCCTCCAATACCTGGGGCAACAAGGACGAGTACTGGAAGAAGTACGACGCCCTGGCCGCCCGCTACCTGGAGAACTTCAAGCTCTTCTCCGACGGTTGCGCGGAAGACGTCCGCAAGGCGGGGCCGAAGAGGTTGTAA
- a CDS encoding aminotransferase class I/II-fold pyridoxal phosphate-dependent enzyme: MSLSQIARSIGQSATLKLNETAALLREKGEPVIHLGGGEPKSKPPMDAIVAAAALLGTGEIRYTPADGIPALKKAIIRNTEECYARKVAPEHVMASGGAKQAIMVCLQAILNPQDEVVFPCPYWVSYPEMVKLCGAVPVPVIPEDGSFYPTLRDIEQKVGSYTKAVIINSPNNPTGAAYSESFISDIVQFCEKRGLYLIMDDIYQRLLFDGRKPLNCYNYAKDLGESSKLVVINGVSKQYAMTGFRIGWAVANKKLIETMTNIQGHQTSGPSVLLQHAAAAALNGVQSSVESLRLTLENNRNVLVSLLKSFEGVRCHTPDGTFYCFADFSYYDKNSSKLAQMLVDKVRVLTVPGIEFGLDGHLRLSTCGAIKDITEGIERMKWALDPNAPNELYIGNRKLVRDWM, from the coding sequence ATGAGTCTCAGCCAGATCGCACGTTCCATCGGGCAGTCGGCAACGCTCAAGCTCAACGAGACGGCCGCGCTGCTACGCGAAAAGGGCGAACCGGTCATTCACCTAGGCGGCGGCGAACCCAAGAGCAAACCGCCGATGGACGCGATCGTCGCGGCCGCGGCCCTGCTCGGCACAGGTGAAATCCGCTACACACCGGCCGACGGTATACCCGCGCTGAAAAAGGCGATCATCCGCAACACGGAAGAATGCTACGCCCGGAAGGTCGCGCCGGAGCATGTCATGGCTTCCGGCGGGGCGAAGCAGGCGATCATGGTCTGCCTTCAGGCCATTCTGAACCCGCAGGACGAAGTCGTCTTCCCCTGTCCCTACTGGGTGAGCTATCCGGAAATGGTGAAGCTTTGCGGCGCGGTCCCCGTTCCGGTCATTCCCGAAGACGGCAGCTTCTATCCCACGCTGCGCGACATCGAGCAGAAGGTCGGCAGCTACACGAAAGCCGTCATCATCAATAGCCCGAACAACCCGACGGGCGCGGCCTATTCCGAGTCGTTCATCAGCGACATCGTCCAGTTCTGCGAGAAGCGCGGGCTGTACCTCATCATGGACGACATCTACCAGCGCCTGCTCTTCGACGGGCGCAAGCCGCTCAACTGCTACAACTACGCCAAGGACCTGGGCGAGAGTTCCAAGCTCGTGGTCATCAACGGGGTATCCAAGCAGTACGCCATGACCGGTTTCCGCATCGGCTGGGCGGTCGCCAACAAGAAACTCATCGAGACGATGACCAACATCCAGGGCCACCAGACGTCAGGACCTTCGGTTCTGCTCCAGCACGCCGCGGCGGCGGCGCTCAACGGCGTACAGTCCAGCGTGGAAAGTCTCCGCCTGACGCTGGAGAACAACCGCAACGTCCTGGTGAGCCTGCTCAAGTCCTTTGAAGGCGTGCGCTGTCATACGCCTGACGGAACCTTCTATTGCTTCGCGGATTTCAGCTACTACGACAAGAACTCATCCAAGCTCGCCCAGATGCTCGTGGACAAGGTCCGCGTGCTTACCGTGCCGGGGATCGAATTCGGATTGGACGGCCACCTGCGGCTTTCCACCTGCGGGGCGATCAAGGACATCACCGAGGGCATCGAGCGGATGAAGTGGGCGCTGGATCCCAACGCGCCGAACGAGCTCTACATCGGTAACCGCAAGCTCGTACGCGACTGGATGTAG
- a CDS encoding pyridoxal phosphate-dependent aminotransferase: MKLSARTLNLEESATLAVSAKASRMKAEGIDVITFGAGEPEFHTPDHIKQAAIAALLEGATGYSKPASGLKFAKEAVCTKLARDAGLNYTPEQVIITPGGKMAVFQAIHAVIDPGDEVVIPVPYWVSYPEMVRLAGGVPVFVTGRRENDYKLTPDELAAVLTPRTRMVIMNSPCNPSGVTYNPDETRALANVLAERDLLVLSDEIYDQLLYHGQQALSFAAVSEPAFARTITVNAPSKTYAMTGWRLGYAAGPAEIIKAMDKLQSQTTSGACTFNQYALAEALAGDQTVVEEMRREFEARGNYMYPRLASMRGVWCPKPTGAFFCFPNVGATYANLGVSGSVEFADLLLERARVAVVPGLAFGMDDHIRLSFGATLAHIDEGLNRLEQFLAS; this comes from the coding sequence ATGAAGCTTTCCGCACGTACGTTGAACCTGGAGGAATCCGCCACGCTGGCGGTCTCGGCCAAGGCCTCGCGGATGAAGGCCGAGGGCATCGATGTCATTACCTTCGGCGCCGGCGAGCCGGAATTCCACACCCCGGACCACATCAAGCAGGCCGCTATCGCCGCCCTGCTGGAAGGCGCCACGGGCTACTCCAAGCCCGCATCCGGGCTGAAGTTCGCCAAGGAGGCCGTCTGTACCAAGCTCGCTCGCGACGCCGGGCTGAACTACACCCCGGAGCAGGTCATCATCACCCCCGGCGGGAAAATGGCTGTCTTCCAGGCCATCCACGCCGTCATCGATCCCGGCGACGAGGTCGTCATCCCCGTCCCCTACTGGGTCAGCTATCCGGAGATGGTCCGACTCGCGGGCGGCGTTCCGGTTTTCGTCACCGGCCGGCGCGAAAACGACTACAAACTCACGCCGGACGAGCTGGCCGCCGTCCTCACGCCGCGAACCCGCATGGTCATCATGAACTCCCCGTGCAACCCCAGCGGCGTGACCTACAACCCCGACGAAACCCGGGCACTGGCCAACGTGCTCGCCGAACGCGACCTCCTCGTGCTCTCCGACGAGATCTACGACCAGCTCCTTTACCACGGCCAACAGGCGTTGAGCTTCGCGGCCGTGAGCGAACCCGCGTTCGCCCGGACGATCACGGTGAACGCTCCGTCCAAGACCTATGCCATGACCGGCTGGCGGCTCGGGTACGCCGCCGGGCCGGCCGAGATCATCAAGGCGATGGACAAGCTCCAGTCGCAGACCACCAGCGGGGCCTGCACGTTCAACCAGTACGCCCTGGCCGAGGCCCTTGCCGGCGATCAGACCGTCGTGGAGGAAATGCGGCGGGAGTTCGAGGCGCGGGGCAACTACATGTATCCGCGCCTGGCGTCGATGCGCGGCGTCTGGTGCCCCAAGCCCACGGGTGCATTCTTCTGCTTTCCCAATGTTGGCGCGACATACGCGAATCTGGGGGTTTCGGGTTCCGTGGAATTCGCCGACCTGCTGCTGGAGCGCGCCCGCGTGGCCGTCGTGCCGGGGCTGGCATTCGGCATGGACGACCACATTCGCCTGTCTTTCGGGGCAACCTTGGCCCACATCGACGAAGGCCTCAACCGCCTCGAGCAGTTCCTGGCGTCCTGA
- a CDS encoding DUF1565 domain-containing protein gives MPPCPLFHVVPCALSILTFALPALAADTRTFDPIDPFIVEQLRSSITGRTIIVDWNGTWDFATIQEALDAAVDGDTIIVLPSTGSPAGAYVENILFPAKSITLRSIKPDDPVIVAATVIDGNQAGTVVTFDDLTPEDATFEGFTVRNGGALVGGGMYLNNAFLRITKCTISDNFAYVLGGGIYITDGAPVLESVEVLRNSSDRGGGIMVFSADLVASDITLAYNHAGGGGGLYLSDCDTTLSNFMITRNTASNDGAGLYVYDCNPTLLGFTTRHNYARYDGGGIFLDSASPQLANSVILENSAGMNGGGMYLDGSSPTLANNTIASNTAQVGAGIYLADRSSPTVTNTIVAHNLTGIYMDPDRPGSPVFRSNCFFGEASFSGAIPDPTGMDDNISVDPKFGDLGCGNVHLQFDSPCKHAGDNAFAIGDHDIDGQPRVLPEGGKVDIGADEWDREVWPAGPTLVVRVSPDGDDAYDGSSWSAAKRTVQAGIDAAAATCGEVWVQGGTYHERVNLPPYVYLYGGFNGSETARTERDWKANITTLDGDDLGSVVVAEIGHHTSRIDGFTLTHGHATWGGGMRIWSASPAVANMTVTSNHAESAGGISLYRSYSDVVNSIFSNNSADNCAGVSVSQSPIGFVSCTISGNTAGQLGGGICLGGPAVRLKNCSIRDNTADKGGGIYVTSSTPQIVSTIIHGNTAETNGGGVYVSAASPGISNSTISSNRAKIEGGGLYFDLADAEMANCTVVANNSYLLRGGAISFHNSSPTIANSVFAFNYSGIYRQVPDSAPLFRNNSIGRNMWYDYSGLSDQTGIDGNISAETLFLKPPGVGHDGLWGTSDDDLGDLRLIPGSPCIDAGDNSAVPADVADLDGDGDTTEPLPLDLAGMPRFTDDLITPDTGGSPPPVVDMGAYETPSRGDCDGSASINLSDFALVANCLAGPGMTKGATCTCSDVDLDGDTDLLDFSFLQLAIP, from the coding sequence ATGCCCCCGTGCCCCCTATTCCATGTGGTCCCATGTGCCCTCAGTATCCTAACCTTCGCCCTTCCCGCCCTGGCAGCCGACACGCGGACGTTTGACCCTATCGATCCGTTCATCGTCGAGCAACTCCGTTCCTCGATCACCGGTCGAACCATCATCGTCGACTGGAACGGAACCTGGGATTTTGCCACCATACAGGAAGCGCTCGACGCCGCAGTGGATGGTGACACGATCATCGTGCTCCCGTCGACCGGCTCTCCGGCAGGTGCGTACGTCGAGAATATCCTCTTTCCCGCGAAGTCCATTACTCTGCGCAGTATTAAGCCCGATGATCCGGTCATCGTCGCCGCGACGGTCATCGATGGCAATCAAGCGGGCACCGTCGTCACCTTCGACGATTTGACACCAGAAGACGCTACATTCGAGGGCTTCACTGTTCGCAACGGTGGCGCGCTGGTCGGCGGCGGGATGTATCTCAACAATGCCTTCCTCAGGATTACGAAGTGCACAATCTCGGACAACTTTGCGTACGTTCTCGGCGGTGGCATCTATATCACTGACGGCGCGCCTGTCCTCGAAAGCGTCGAAGTCCTGCGTAACTCGAGTGACCGCGGCGGTGGAATCATGGTCTTTTCCGCCGACCTTGTCGCTTCGGATATCACGCTTGCGTACAACCACGCTGGCGGCGGTGGCGGTCTCTACCTTTCCGACTGCGATACCACGTTGTCCAACTTCATGATTACGAGGAATACTGCATCCAACGATGGGGCCGGGTTGTACGTTTATGACTGTAATCCCACGCTATTGGGCTTTACGACCCGGCACAACTATGCCCGGTACGATGGTGGCGGAATATTCTTAGACAGTGCGTCTCCCCAGCTCGCCAACAGCGTCATACTGGAGAACTCCGCTGGCATGAACGGCGGCGGAATGTATTTGGATGGCTCATCCCCGACACTTGCAAACAACACGATTGCGAGCAACACGGCGCAGGTTGGTGCTGGCATCTACCTCGCGGACCGGTCCTCTCCAACGGTTACAAATACGATCGTTGCCCACAACTTGACGGGCATCTACATGGACCCCGACAGGCCCGGATCGCCGGTTTTTCGTTCCAACTGCTTCTTTGGCGAGGCCTCCTTCTCCGGCGCGATCCCTGACCCCACGGGAATGGACGACAACATCTCAGTTGATCCCAAGTTCGGCGACCTTGGTTGCGGAAACGTGCATCTCCAGTTTGATTCGCCCTGCAAACACGCCGGCGACAACGCGTTCGCGATCGGCGACCACGACATCGACGGACAACCTCGCGTTCTTCCGGAAGGTGGAAAGGTGGATATTGGCGCCGACGAATGGGACCGCGAAGTCTGGCCGGCCGGCCCGACCCTGGTCGTGCGCGTCAGCCCTGACGGCGACGATGCATACGACGGCTCCTCGTGGAGTGCCGCCAAGCGCACTGTACAAGCCGGCATTGACGCAGCCGCCGCAACCTGCGGCGAAGTCTGGGTGCAGGGCGGCACTTATCATGAGCGCGTTAATCTTCCGCCTTATGTGTATCTCTATGGCGGCTTTAACGGCTCGGAAACAGCACGCACCGAGCGTGACTGGAAGGCCAATATCACGACCCTCGATGGCGACGACCTTGGTTCGGTGGTCGTTGCCGAAATTGGCCATCACACAAGCCGGATCGATGGCTTCACGCTGACGCATGGCCATGCGACTTGGGGAGGCGGCATGCGGATTTGGTCGGCCTCTCCGGCCGTAGCGAACATGACGGTCACTTCCAATCACGCCGAGAGCGCTGGCGGAATTTCTCTGTACAGATCCTACTCAGACGTCGTGAACAGCATCTTCTCCAACAATTCTGCTGATAACTGCGCTGGTGTTTCGGTCTCGCAATCGCCTATCGGCTTCGTTTCTTGCACTATCTCGGGTAACACCGCTGGTCAATTGGGCGGTGGCATTTGTTTGGGGGGGCCTGCTGTGCGACTAAAAAACTGCAGCATTCGCGACAATACGGCTGATAAAGGGGGTGGGATCTACGTTACATCCTCAACGCCTCAGATTGTAAGCACAATCATTCACGGCAACACTGCGGAAACGAACGGCGGCGGCGTGTACGTTTCCGCAGCCTCTCCAGGAATTTCGAACAGCACGATTAGCAGCAATCGTGCCAAGATCGAAGGCGGGGGTCTCTACTTCGACCTCGCTGACGCAGAGATGGCCAACTGCACCGTCGTGGCCAATAACTCGTACCTGCTGCGGGGTGGAGCCATCTCCTTTCACAATTCGTCACCGACAATCGCGAATTCCGTGTTTGCATTCAACTACTCGGGAATCTACCGACAGGTTCCTGATTCTGCGCCTCTTTTCCGAAATAACTCCATTGGTCGCAATATGTGGTATGATTACTCTGGGCTCTCCGACCAGACCGGAATCGACGGAAACATCTCGGCGGAAACACTCTTCTTGAAGCCACCGGGCGTGGGTCACGATGGTTTATGGGGAACAAGCGACGACGACCTCGGCGACTTGCGCCTGATTCCCGGTTCGCCCTGCATCGATGCCGGAGACAACTCCGCCGTACCGGCCGATGTTGCTGATCTCGATGGCGATGGCGACACAACTGAACCTCTCCCGCTGGACCTCGCCGGGATGCCACGCTTCACTGACGACCTCATCACACCCGACACCGGTGGTTCTCCCCCGCCTGTCGTCGATATGGGTGCCTACGAAACGCCATCCCGCGGAGACTGCGACGGCAGCGCCTCAATTAACCTGAGCGACTTCGCCCTCGTAGCCAATTGCCTGGCCGGACCAGGCATGACGAAAGGTGCGACTTGCACGTGCTCAGACGTCGATCTCGACGGCGACACCGATTTACTTGATTTCAGTTTTCTGCAACTTGCAATTCCTTGA
- a CDS encoding aminotransferase class III-fold pyridoxal phosphate-dependent enzyme, with product MLSVKPDHMPEKDKSSAHWIGPAPAIESALPGPTAGEFVRRDQTVSSPSNTRDYPLVVKRASGSVIEDTDGNRFLDFAAGIAVCSTGHCHPKVVEAIERQARSLIHICGSDFYYPVMVELMEKLAAITPGSHKKRVLLTNSGAEAVEATIKLTRHNTRRKYIIAFHGAFHGRTMGALSLTCSKARQKEFFGPLVPMTDHVAYGDVDAIENVLFKYKMNPEEVAAIFVEALQGEGGYHVAPPGFLARLRELCDKHGILLVCDEIQSGAGRTGKWFAFQHFDVVPDVVLMAKGMASGMPIGAVITSDKIMAWPPGAQGSTFGGNPVCCAAAVATLELIEKEFMANAVQRGPQLMNGLKAIAEKRKSIANVRGLGLMIGVDVVNTRTGKFDPKLRAKILQGAFNRGLVLLGCGETAIRFAPPLCINDAQIDVGLRILDETLAAEG from the coding sequence ATGCTGAGCGTTAAGCCCGACCACATGCCGGAAAAAGACAAGTCGTCAGCCCACTGGATCGGCCCCGCGCCCGCGATCGAATCCGCCCTGCCCGGACCGACCGCCGGTGAATTCGTCCGCCGGGACCAGACCGTGAGCTCCCCTTCCAACACACGGGACTATCCGCTCGTGGTCAAGCGCGCCTCAGGATCGGTCATCGAGGACACCGACGGCAACCGCTTCCTCGACTTCGCCGCGGGAATCGCCGTCTGCTCCACCGGCCACTGCCACCCCAAAGTCGTTGAGGCCATCGAGCGCCAGGCCCGCTCCCTCATCCATATCTGCGGCAGCGACTTCTACTACCCCGTCATGGTCGAGCTCATGGAGAAGCTCGCCGCCATCACCCCCGGCTCACACAAAAAGCGCGTGCTGCTCACCAACAGCGGAGCCGAGGCGGTCGAGGCAACCATCAAGCTCACCCGACACAATACACGCCGCAAGTACATCATCGCCTTCCACGGCGCGTTCCACGGCCGGACCATGGGCGCCCTGTCGCTCACCTGCTCCAAGGCCCGTCAGAAGGAGTTCTTCGGCCCCCTCGTCCCCATGACCGACCACGTCGCCTACGGCGATGTCGACGCCATCGAGAACGTCCTCTTCAAATACAAGATGAACCCCGAGGAAGTCGCCGCAATCTTCGTCGAAGCGCTTCAGGGCGAAGGCGGCTACCACGTCGCCCCGCCGGGATTCCTCGCCCGCCTCCGCGAGCTCTGCGACAAGCACGGCATACTTCTCGTCTGCGACGAGATTCAGTCCGGCGCCGGCCGGACCGGCAAGTGGTTCGCCTTTCAGCACTTCGACGTCGTCCCCGACGTCGTCCTTATGGCCAAGGGCATGGCCAGCGGAATGCCCATCGGTGCCGTCATCACCAGCGATAAGATCATGGCCTGGCCGCCCGGAGCCCAGGGCAGCACCTTCGGCGGAAACCCCGTCTGCTGCGCGGCCGCCGTCGCCACGCTGGAACTCATCGAGAAGGAGTTCATGGCCAACGCCGTCCAGCGCGGCCCGCAACTGATGAACGGCCTGAAAGCCATCGCCGAGAAACGCAAGTCCATTGCCAACGTGCGCGGACTGGGACTGATGATCGGTGTCGATGTGGTGAACACCCGCACCGGCAAGTTCGATCCCAAACTCCGCGCCAAGATTCTCCAAGGCGCATTCAACCGCGGCCTGGTCCTGCTCGGCTGCGGCGAGACGGCCATCCGCTTCGCCCCGCCACTGTGCATCAACGACGCCCAGATCGACGTAGGCCTGCGCATCCTCGACGAAACTCTGGCGGCGGAGGGGTAG
- the thyX gene encoding FAD-dependent thymidylate synthase produces the protein MKIHRRPTAYLVGRPSLNDTELKSFLDAHEVSDWSTDTDRAGQLLPEVAGRLCYMSFAKPRPGGNSAYLDHIREVRHGSVLEHSNWSFIFTGVSRSLTHELVRHRAGFAYSQLSQRYVDESVAEFVEPACIAGDPELHQTWLTAVERAQEAYVKLVNGLHEKFSDVEDRTLRRKMARQAARSVLPNATETKIFVTANARAWRHFIELRCNEHAETEIRTLAAEVVRILQKEAPNIFGDYELVDLPDGTQAARTPNAKV, from the coding sequence ATGAAGATCCATCGTCGCCCCACCGCCTACCTCGTCGGCCGACCCTCCCTGAACGACACGGAACTCAAGAGCTTCCTCGATGCTCACGAGGTCTCCGACTGGTCCACGGACACCGATCGCGCCGGACAACTCCTGCCCGAAGTCGCCGGCCGACTCTGCTACATGAGCTTCGCCAAGCCTCGCCCCGGCGGGAACTCGGCCTACCTCGACCACATCCGCGAGGTCCGCCACGGCAGCGTGCTCGAGCACAGCAACTGGAGCTTCATCTTCACCGGTGTTTCGAGATCGCTCACCCACGAACTTGTCCGCCACCGGGCCGGTTTCGCCTACTCCCAATTGTCCCAGCGCTACGTCGACGAATCCGTCGCCGAGTTCGTCGAGCCCGCCTGCATCGCCGGAGACCCCGAGCTCCACCAGACCTGGCTTACCGCCGTCGAACGGGCCCAGGAAGCCTACGTCAAGCTGGTTAACGGCTTACACGAGAAGTTCTCGGACGTGGAAGACCGCACCCTCCGCCGCAAAATGGCCCGCCAGGCCGCAAGATCCGTGCTCCCCAACGCGACCGAGACCAAGATCTTCGTCACCGCCAACGCCCGCGCCTGGCGGCACTTCATCGAGCTGCGCTGCAACGAGCACGCCGAGACGGAAATCCGCACCCTCGCGGCCGAGGTCGTGCGCATCCTCCAGAAAGAAGCCCCGAACATCTTCGGTGATTACGAACTCGTTGACCTCCCCGACGGCACACAAGCCGCTCGGACCCCCAACGCCAAGGTCTGA
- a CDS encoding alkaline phosphatase family protein has product MPAESNSPPDSTSKYPTSPNRPLPGTAPKVMIIGLDGATFDVLGPLIEEGRLPRLAELVRTGASGILESTTPPITPAAWTTFLTGKQPGLHGILDFERYDPPTHRLIFNSTISLGHVRHLWAILSEAGFRVGSVNVPMTYPPMPVNGFVVSGFETPGPDSPFAYPAEIREDILSRWPDPTLRAKWRRSTLGGDDQFRTNLDYISRSFDQGAEMSFYLGDRFGWDVLMVVLKLVDNLQHKTWKYIDPRWADGKPQRRDAVKACFGRMDEAVGRLLDYAAEHDAAVMIVSDHGHGSLEGKVQPNLLLERWGYLRLRGGGAQEVTRVRSLADRLLRRRRKFEAHDDLARDLAVDFTQTQACVMHAGMAGFLYINLEGRQPTGVVPPSEYESLREELCERFLGRDCEAVDPQGRRIKLFRAVHKPEDLYGCSREEQPWMPDLMLTPHESLAVVRKIRGRAPVRWLPYRKLEGTHRSEGVLIAGGPGVRHAKGVRAHLADCAPTILTMLGQRVPSDMQGRVLTELFSEAPVVEKEAASSAARVPVAKAVFNEEELRQVTERLTDLGYLQ; this is encoded by the coding sequence ATGCCTGCCGAATCGAACAGCCCGCCGGATTCAACGTCGAAGTACCCGACCTCGCCGAATCGTCCGCTGCCCGGTACGGCGCCGAAGGTGATGATCATCGGGCTGGACGGGGCGACGTTCGACGTGCTGGGCCCGTTGATCGAGGAGGGGCGCTTGCCTCGTCTGGCGGAGTTGGTCCGGACGGGAGCATCGGGGATTCTGGAGTCCACGACGCCGCCGATTACGCCGGCCGCGTGGACGACGTTTCTGACCGGGAAGCAGCCGGGGTTGCACGGCATTCTCGACTTCGAGCGTTACGATCCGCCGACTCACCGTCTGATCTTCAACAGCACGATTTCGCTGGGGCATGTCCGGCACCTTTGGGCGATTCTCAGCGAGGCAGGATTCCGTGTCGGAAGCGTGAACGTTCCGATGACGTACCCGCCGATGCCGGTGAACGGCTTCGTGGTGAGCGGATTCGAGACGCCCGGTCCGGACAGTCCGTTTGCCTACCCGGCCGAGATTCGCGAGGACATTCTCTCCCGTTGGCCTGATCCCACGCTTCGAGCCAAGTGGCGGCGGAGCACGCTGGGCGGCGACGATCAGTTCAGGACCAACCTGGATTACATCAGCCGGAGCTTCGATCAAGGGGCGGAGATGTCCTTCTACCTGGGGGACCGATTTGGCTGGGACGTGTTGATGGTGGTGCTCAAGCTGGTGGACAACCTTCAGCACAAGACGTGGAAGTACATCGATCCGCGCTGGGCGGATGGGAAGCCGCAACGGCGCGACGCGGTGAAGGCCTGCTTCGGACGGATGGACGAGGCGGTGGGGCGGTTGCTCGACTACGCCGCGGAGCACGATGCGGCCGTGATGATCGTCTCCGATCATGGTCACGGGAGCCTGGAGGGAAAGGTCCAGCCCAACCTGCTTCTGGAACGATGGGGCTATCTGCGATTGCGCGGCGGAGGGGCGCAGGAAGTGACGCGCGTGCGTTCGCTGGCGGATCGGCTGCTGCGGCGACGCCGGAAATTCGAAGCGCATGACGATCTGGCGAGGGACCTGGCGGTGGACTTCACGCAGACTCAAGCATGCGTGATGCACGCGGGCATGGCCGGTTTCTTGTACATCAATCTGGAGGGTCGACAGCCGACGGGGGTCGTTCCACCTTCGGAGTACGAATCGCTGCGTGAAGAGTTGTGTGAACGGTTCCTGGGCCGTGATTGCGAAGCGGTCGATCCGCAAGGGCGCCGCATCAAGCTGTTCCGCGCCGTGCACAAGCCCGAGGATCTCTACGGTTGCAGCCGGGAGGAGCAGCCGTGGATGCCGGATTTGATGTTGACGCCGCACGAGTCGCTGGCCGTGGTGCGGAAGATTCGAGGTCGGGCGCCGGTCCGGTGGCTACCGTATCGAAAGCTGGAGGGTACGCATCGGTCGGAAGGTGTTCTTATCGCCGGCGGACCGGGCGTCCGTCATGCGAAGGGCGTTCGTGCCCATCTTGCGGATTGCGCGCCGACGATTCTCACGATGCTCGGGCAGCGCGTTCCGAGTGATATGCAGGGTCGCGTGCTGACGGAACTGTTCAGCGAGGCCCCGGTTGTGGAGAAGGAGGCGGCGTCGTCCGCGGCGAGGGTTCCCGTGGCCAAAGCCGTGTTCAATGAGGAGGAGCTTCGCCAGGTGACGGAGCGCCTGACGGACCTGGGCTACCTTCAGTAG